One Chlorobaculum limnaeum genomic window carries:
- a CDS encoding ISL3 family transposase: protein MPSLITHYQQLLGLPETWKVSDVRLSMSGPRIEIHLEYIGPKVECPECGKAGRIYDLAPEQRWRHLDTMEYETHLIARVPRCECKEHRIKTIKVPWATRSSRYTLKFEALAVELLQECSSIQSASRLLRLNWHATNEIMNRAVKRGLSRRNKEAIAHLGLDEKSFRAGHQYVTILNDLKGGRVLEVVQSRTTDGAEALLLSFEASQRQGVKSISMDMWKPFAIAAKKHLPQADIVHDRFHISKYLNEAVDTVRRQESRQLHHAGDRTLIGSKFTWLRNPENMTESQRTSFDQLMACELKTGKAWSMKNMFREFWRLGCRESASFFFDYWSERVDQLALKPMIKVKELLKRHLDNILNYFEHEMTNAVSEGLNSKIQLYKASARGFHSFHSYRIRILFYCGKLNMAIAG from the coding sequence ATGCCGAGCCTCATTACCCATTACCAGCAGTTATTAGGATTACCAGAAACATGGAAGGTGTCGGATGTCCGGCTGTCGATGTCCGGCCCCCGGATAGAAATCCATCTGGAGTATATCGGACCCAAAGTCGAATGCCCTGAATGCGGCAAGGCCGGACGAATTTATGACCTGGCGCCAGAACAACGGTGGCGGCATCTGGATACCATGGAGTACGAGACGCATCTGATAGCCAGGGTGCCTCGGTGTGAGTGCAAAGAGCACAGGATCAAGACAATTAAAGTTCCGTGGGCAACGCGCTCTTCGCGCTACACCCTGAAGTTTGAAGCGCTTGCTGTCGAGTTGCTTCAGGAGTGTTCAAGCATTCAGTCGGCATCGAGGCTCTTGCGATTGAACTGGCATGCAACCAACGAGATCATGAACCGTGCAGTTAAGCGAGGCCTGAGCCGCCGGAATAAGGAGGCGATTGCTCATCTTGGTCTTGATGAAAAGAGCTTCCGGGCAGGCCATCAGTATGTGACGATCCTGAACGACCTGAAAGGTGGCCGGGTACTTGAGGTGGTCCAGAGCCGAACGACCGATGGAGCAGAAGCGCTACTCCTCAGCTTTGAAGCATCGCAACGCCAGGGTGTGAAATCGATCTCGATGGATATGTGGAAGCCCTTCGCGATTGCTGCCAAAAAGCATCTGCCGCAGGCCGATATTGTGCATGACCGTTTCCATATCAGCAAATATCTGAACGAGGCGGTCGACACGGTTCGTCGCCAAGAGTCCCGTCAACTTCATCATGCCGGGGACAGGACTCTGATTGGCTCGAAATTCACCTGGCTGCGCAATCCGGAGAACATGACGGAAAGCCAGCGGACAAGCTTTGATCAATTGATGGCCTGTGAGCTGAAAACCGGAAAAGCCTGGTCGATGAAAAACATGTTTCGGGAGTTCTGGCGGCTGGGTTGTCGAGAGAGTGCAAGCTTCTTTTTCGATTACTGGTCTGAACGCGTCGACCAGTTAGCGTTGAAACCCATGATCAAGGTCAAAGAGCTGCTGAAGCGGCATCTCGACAACATCCTGAACTATTTCGAGCACGAAATGACCAACGCAGTTTCCGAAGGTCTGAACAGCAAGATCCAGTTGTACAAAGCATCGGCCCGTGGGTTCCACAGCTTTCACAGCTACCGCATAAGGATTTTGTTTTACTGTGGAAAGCTCAACATGGCTATTGCCGGTTGA